In Syntrophorhabdaceae bacterium, a single window of DNA contains:
- a CDS encoding TldD/PmbA family protein, producing the protein MFNERRILETLMERAGVYADIYIDERAYTLIQLESGRIEKLERGEDAGVGLRVITPWKGYYASTNSFDESHLADLARQLSRYGEDGSPRTVEIAAGESAAAYCFSIAGDPVGVAVEDKLALVRNFESMARKMEPRIVQARVMYRDTRQSVRIVTSAEGARNDGRTQVVLTVLLVGRDGSEMQTSYEAVGGFYGFEYFTEELMEGLARRTVKRLQGLLAAREAPMGMKTVVIASEAGGTMIHEAIGHGLEADLAMEGLSCYKGLLGSRIASPLVSVVDDATLPHMRGTYAFDDEGVPSQRTVLVEKGVLTNYLFDRFHAMKHSTASTGNGRRESYRFRPIPRMSNTMILPGGDDPQKIVASVDDGILVVKMGGGQVDTVRGDFVFEISEGYMIEKGAVGPMIKNATMMGNGLKVLKDIDMVGTDLGFGIGTCGKDGQGVPVADAQPTLRIPGIIVGGRGG; encoded by the coding sequence ATGTTCAATGAGAGAAGGATACTTGAGACGCTCATGGAGCGCGCGGGTGTCTACGCGGACATTTACATCGACGAACGGGCCTATACTCTCATTCAACTCGAATCGGGCAGGATAGAAAAGCTCGAGCGCGGTGAGGACGCCGGGGTGGGCTTGAGGGTCATCACACCCTGGAAAGGCTATTATGCCTCGACGAATTCCTTCGACGAAAGTCATCTGGCCGACCTGGCGCGGCAGCTTTCGCGCTACGGGGAAGACGGGTCGCCGCGGACCGTAGAGATTGCCGCAGGCGAGAGCGCGGCAGCCTATTGCTTTTCCATCGCCGGCGATCCCGTCGGTGTTGCGGTAGAGGACAAGCTTGCCCTTGTGAGAAACTTCGAATCCATGGCCCGCAAGATGGAGCCGCGGATCGTACAGGCCCGGGTGATGTACCGGGACACCCGCCAGAGTGTGAGGATCGTGACCAGCGCTGAAGGCGCCCGGAACGATGGCCGCACGCAGGTGGTTCTCACGGTGCTGCTTGTCGGTCGCGACGGCTCCGAGATGCAGACCTCCTACGAGGCTGTCGGCGGTTTCTACGGTTTCGAGTATTTCACAGAGGAACTCATGGAAGGGCTCGCACGAAGGACGGTCAAACGCCTCCAGGGTCTTCTCGCGGCGCGCGAGGCGCCCATGGGAATGAAGACCGTTGTCATCGCCTCCGAGGCGGGCGGTACAATGATCCACGAGGCCATCGGCCACGGTCTGGAGGCGGACCTTGCCATGGAAGGGCTTTCCTGCTACAAGGGACTTCTCGGCAGCAGGATAGCTTCGCCCCTTGTAAGCGTTGTCGACGACGCGACACTGCCCCATATGCGGGGGACCTATGCCTTCGACGACGAAGGTGTTCCGTCGCAAAGGACGGTCCTTGTCGAAAAAGGGGTCCTCACGAACTACCTCTTCGATCGCTTTCATGCCATGAAGCACTCAACGGCGTCCACGGGTAACGGCAGGCGCGAGTCCTACCGGTTCAGGCCCATCCCCAGGATGAGCAACACCATGATCCTTCCCGGCGGCGACGATCCCCAAAAGATCGTGGCATCCGTGGACGACGGCATTCTCGTCGTCAAGATGGGAGGCGGGCAGGTGGATACGGTGCGGGGAGACTTTGTCTTTGAGATATCCGAAGGGTACATGATCGAAAAAGGCGCGGTGGGACCCATGATAAAGAACGCGACGATGATGGGGAACGGACTCAAGGTTCTCAAGGACATCGACATGGTGGGCACGGACCTGGGATTCGGGATAGGCACCTGCGGCAAAGACGGCCAGGGTGTTCCCGTGGCCGATGCGCAGCCCACACTGAGAATACCGGGGATCATCGTGGGGGGACGCGGCGGGTAG
- a CDS encoding DUF4911 domain-containing protein: MPEERTKRFLMDRAGIGFFKAVLESYEDVAIFSVIDGDRGLIEIIYSSSFEEDVRGIVADMINYDIQFREVLDVQ; the protein is encoded by the coding sequence ATGCCTGAGGAGAGAACGAAAAGATTTCTCATGGACCGCGCCGGTATCGGTTTCTTTAAGGCCGTGCTGGAATCCTACGAGGATGTTGCCATCTTTTCCGTAATTGACGGAGACCGCGGGCTCATCGAGATCATCTACTCATCGAGCTTCGAAGAAGATGTTCGGGGTATCGTGGCGGATATGATAAACTATGATATACAGTTCAGGGAGGTTCTCGATGTTCAATGA
- a CDS encoding 2-hydroxyacyl-CoA dehydratase has product MTQSRTSKGTIGFTTTIPVEVVFASGYEPCDLNNVFVTDPDPVRFIERAERDGFPKSMCNWIKGIYGVIMERRPTGVITVMEGDCSNTQALAEILRYRGIRTIPFSFPYDRDREVLSREIEKLKDELSADTGSLAGVETQITAARARLSEIDTMTWSERNVTGAENHRWLVGSSDMLGDVEGYHAAAGEFISAARRRERLQGIPLGYIGVPPIVTGLYEFIESVGGHVVYNETQRQFALPYETGDIVERYLLYTYPYGIFARLSDIDHEIARRGIEGIIHYVQAFCFRGIEDVILRESISVPVLTIEGDLPRALDTRTKLRVEAFMEMLEGMRR; this is encoded by the coding sequence ATGACACAATCGCGGACATCAAAGGGAACCATCGGCTTTACCACTACGATCCCCGTGGAGGTCGTCTTCGCCTCGGGTTATGAGCCCTGTGACCTGAACAACGTATTCGTTACAGACCCCGACCCGGTGCGGTTCATCGAGCGTGCGGAACGGGATGGGTTTCCGAAGAGCATGTGCAACTGGATCAAGGGTATCTACGGGGTGATCATGGAACGCCGGCCCACCGGGGTCATCACCGTCATGGAAGGCGATTGCAGCAACACGCAGGCGCTTGCCGAGATCCTTCGCTATCGCGGCATCCGGACGATACCATTTTCCTTCCCCTACGATCGCGACCGCGAAGTGCTTTCCCGGGAGATAGAGAAGCTTAAAGATGAACTTTCCGCTGATACGGGATCCCTTGCGGGTGTCGAGACGCAGATCACCGCGGCAAGAGCGAGGCTTTCCGAGATCGATACCATGACATGGAGCGAACGCAACGTAACGGGGGCGGAGAATCATCGCTGGCTTGTGGGTTCCTCGGACATGCTCGGCGATGTAGAGGGATATCATGCCGCAGCCGGCGAGTTCATTTCCGCGGCGCGACGGAGGGAGAGGCTGCAGGGAATACCCCTTGGATACATCGGCGTTCCTCCGATAGTCACCGGCCTCTACGAGTTCATAGAAAGCGTGGGCGGCCATGTGGTCTATAACGAAACCCAGAGGCAGTTCGCCCTGCCCTACGAGACAGGGGATATTGTAGAGAGGTACCTCCTCTATACGTACCCCTACGGGATATTCGCCCGCCTGAGCGACATAGACCATGAGATCGCCAGGCGCGGAATAGAGGGCATCATCCATTACGTACAGGCCTTCTGTTTCAGGGGCATCGAGGACGTTATCCTTCGGGAGAGCATCTCCGTACCCGTTCTCACCATCGAGGGGGACTTGCCGAGGGCGTTGGACACGAGAACGAAACTGCGCGTCGAGGCCTTCATGGAGATGCTGGAAGGGATGCGGCGTTGA